One segment of Anomalospiza imberbis isolate Cuckoo-Finch-1a 21T00152 chromosome 2, ASM3175350v1, whole genome shotgun sequence DNA contains the following:
- the CHAMP1 gene encoding chromosome alignment-maintaining phosphoprotein 1, with product MDMLQILRKTTERLECDYCSFRGTDYENIQIHMGTVHPEYCDEMDAAGLGKLIFYQKSAKLFHCHKCFFTSKMYCNVYYHIKAQHAAPEKWNEEQKEQQVEGDSDSSKKSVTLEPQKPSLSPESRKPALSPDLPKSEPVVSPKLQKSSVSPEPQKSAQVTSPEPEKSVQTVSPDPEKSAQATSPDPEKLASSMSPEPQKPSPAVSPDPQKPSPVMSPDSQKPSPAVSPDPQKPAPAVSPEPRRHSPATSPEPRRHSPAISPEPRRHSPAVSPEPRRYSPAVSPEPKKPPPAVSPEPRRYAPAGSPEPRRHPSQMRRPASASSPESRRPASAVSPESWRPAPTVSPEPWRSSPHEVQKSSTVSPWASKPAMSVSVESRRSAPESRRPGSVVLPEPRRLVSDSCKSTSFSESQKSTLVSSEPWKPISSVYPEGWKPVLSPDTWKHSPPVSPELRKSSHTVSSDSWKPSFFPEVRKPGVSVSPESWKLSESRKSIYFSETQKSTSAASSEIQKRAHFPEPRKRVLFPETRKSNPTASTDVQKRAVFSEPQNQTSASAISTEGQKQALCSEAQKSALVSSEVQKHALFSEAQKLTSISSEVQESASFLESQKSTSPEVQKHGLFIESQKPTPVSPETLKQAVFTDCQKSAVSPDVQKHAVFSEMQKPAAALSSDVQRHAETTVPSEIQKSILFSEPHKSALGFFSEPQTPSESGESDFLSHSLDDQKPLDDLFSQDEQSILAKESPEHMLYSCPKKKPKKENQENSDSELNSSECEKPVVDSMEIKEQESNSDQEQYDMESSDYSKESKMDATTPTQPQCVLQFTEEKEAFISEEEIAKYMKRGKGKYYCKICCCRAMKKGAVLHHLVNKHNVQSPYKCKICGKAFLLESLLKNHVAAHGQSLLKCPRCNFESNFPRGFKKHLTHCQSRHSDDTPKKHLDSLEPLEEQI from the coding sequence ATGGACATGTTGCAGATACTACGTAAAACCACAGAGCGCTTGGAATGTGACTACTGCAGCTTCAGGGGAACTGACTATGAAAACATACAAATTCATATGGGTACTGTTCACCCAGAGTATTGCGATGAAATGGATGCTGCTGGTTTGGGTAAACTTATCTTTTATCAAAAAAGTGCAAAACTGTTTCACTGCCATAAATGTTTCTTTACCAGCAAGATGTATTGCAACGTATATTATCACATCAAAGCACAGCATGCAGCACCTGAGAAGTGGAACGAAGAGCAGAAAGAGCAACAGGTGGAAGGAGATTCAGATTCATCCAAGAAAAGTGTCACACTAGAGCCACAGAAACCTAGCCTTTCCCCTGAGTCACGTAAACCTGCCCTTTCTCCTGACCTCCCCAAATCTGAACCTGTTGTTTCCCCCAAGCTTCAGAAATCTTCTGTGTCTCCGGAGCCCCAGAAGTCTGCTCAGGTGACTTCCCCAGAGCCAGAGAAGTCAGTCCAGACTGTGTCCCCAGATCCAGAAAAGTCAGCCCAGGCCACGTCTCCTGATCCAGAGAAGTTAGCCTCATCTATGTCCCCTGAACCACAGAAGCCATCTCCTGCTGTGTCTCCTGACCCACAGAAGCCATCTCCTGTCATGTCTCCTGACTCACAGAAGCCAtctcctgctgtgtcccctgaCCCACAGAAGCCAGCCCCAGCTGTGTCGCCAGAGCCCCGTCGGCACTCCCCAGCAACGTCTCCAGAGCCCCGTCGGCATTCCCCTGCCATATCACCTGAGCCCCGGCGCCATTCTCCTGCTGTGTCTCCAGAACCCCGCAGATACTCCCCAGCTGTGTCACCAGAGCCAAAGAAACCTCctccagcagtgtcccctgaACCACGGAGGTATGCCCCAGCTGGGTCTCCTGAGCCACGGAGGCATCCCTCTCAAATGCGTAGGCCCGCTTCTGCTTCTTCTCCTGAAAGCCGGAGGCCTGCTTCTGCAGTTTCACCAGAGTCATGGAGACCTGCTCCCACTGTTTCCCCTGAACCCTGGAGGTCTTCACCTCATGAAGTGCAGAAGTCTTCCACAGTTTCTCCCTGGGCTTCAAAGCCTGCCATGTCGGTGTCCGTAGAATCCCGGAGGTCTGCCCCTGAGTCCCGAAGGCCTGGTTCGGTTGTGTTGCCAGAACCTAGGAGGCTTGTTTCTGATTCGTGTAAGTCTACGTCCTTTTCTGAATCTCAGAAGTCTACTCTAGTTTCTTCTGAGCCCTGGAAACCCATCTCATCTGTTTACCCTGAAGGCTGGAAACCTGTTCTGTCCCCTGACACATGGAAGCATTCTCCCCCTGTTTCTCCTGAGCTTCGAAAGTCCAGTCACACTGTTTCCTCTGACTCTTGGAagccttctttctttcctgaggTCCGTAAGCCTGGTGTTTCAGTATCTCCTGAATCTTGGAAACTCTCTGAGTCACGGAAATctatatatttttctgaaactcAGAAATCCACCTCTGCTGCTTCATCTGAGATTCAGAAACGGGCTCATTTCCCTGAACCTCGGAAAAGAGTGTTGTTCCCAGAGACTCGTAAATCTAATCCTACTGCTTCTACTGATGTCCAGAAACGTGCTGTCTTTTCTGAGCCCCAGAACCAGACATCTGCTTCTGCTATTTCTACTGAAGGTCAAAAACAAGCTCTGTGTTCTGAAGCCCAAAAATCCGCTCTTGTTTCTTCTGAAGTCCAGAAGCATGCTCTGTTTTCTGAAGCCCAAAAACTCACTTCCATTTCTTCTGAAGTTCAGGAGTCTGCTTCCTTTCTAGAGTCTCAGAAATCCACATCTCCTGAAGTTCAGAAACATGGCCTCTTTATTGAGTCCCAGAAACCTACTCCTGTTTCTCCTGAGACACTTAAGCAAGCTGTTTTCACAGACTGTCAGAAATCTGCTGTTTCCCCTGATGTTCAAAAGCATGCTGTATTTTCTGAGATGCAGaaacctgctgctgctctaTCCTCTGATGTCCAGAGACATGCTGAAACTACTGTACCTTCTGAAATCCAGAAGAGCATCCTGTTTTCCGAGCCTCATAAGTctgctttgggatttttctcTGAGCCCCAAACACCTAGTGAGTCTGGTGAGAGTGACTTTCTCTCACACAGTTTAGATGACCAGAAACCACTGGATGATTTATTCTCACAGGATGAACAATCAATATTAGCCAAAGAATCACCTGAACACATGTTATATTCATGCCCCAAAAAGAAGCCCaagaaggaaaaccaggagAACTCAGATTCTGAACTAAATAGCAGTGAGTGTGAAAAACCAGTGGTGGACTCAATGGAGATAAAGGAACAAGAATCCAACAGTGACCAAGAGCAGTATGATATGGAGTCATCTGATTACAGCAAAGAGAGCAAAATGGATGCAACTACACCTACGCAGCCACAGTGTGTGCTTCAGTTTACTGAAGAGAAAGAGGCTTTCATCTCTGAGGAAGAAATAGCAAAATACATGAAGCGTGGCAAGGGAAAGTATTACTGCAAAATTTGTTGCTGTCGTGCAATGAAAAAAGGTGCTGTCTTGCACCATTTAGTTAACAAGCATAATGTTCAAAGCCCATACAAATGTAAAATATGTGGCAAAGCTTTTCTCTTGGAGTCTCTTCTTAAAAATCATGTTGCTGCTCATGGTCAAAGTCTGTTGAAGTGTCCCCGTTGTAATTTTGAATCAAATTTTCCCCGAGGCTTTAAGAAACATTTAACCCATTGCCAAAGCCGTCATAGTGATGATACACCTAAAAAACACTTGGACAGCCTTGAACCACTTGAAGAACAAATTtaa